The following are encoded together in the Geobacter sulfurreducens PCA genome:
- the lpxK gene encoding tetraacyldisaccharide 4'-kinase, with product MSCTGFWRKLASGEECGAAARLLGAVLAIPAALYGLVVRLRALAYARGLSTVRHLDRPVISVGNLTVGGTGKTPMVAYLARRLMARGKRVAVISRGYGGSLEGETRIVSDGRTIVLSAAEAGDEPVHLATSVPGLMTVIGTDRYTAGLLALEQLDPDVFILDDGYQHLRLHRDLNILLMDCNRPLGNGRTLPAGLLREPQTAVRRADLVVYTRCTGGKAPAVHGMIPSCRAGHALTGAALLPDGEVQPLAALRGLRGVACAGIAEPEGFFDALRREGLDIVAAIPFADHASYGEREVSTLREAAAGADYLITTGKDGVKLSAHLARLLPVYATVLEMRPLDPAPLEAALDKVL from the coding sequence GTGAGTTGCACGGGGTTCTGGCGAAAACTGGCTTCCGGTGAAGAGTGTGGCGCGGCTGCCCGGCTTCTCGGCGCGGTTCTCGCCATCCCAGCCGCCCTCTATGGGCTGGTGGTCCGGCTCCGGGCGCTGGCCTACGCCAGGGGGCTGTCCACGGTCAGGCACCTGGACCGTCCGGTAATCTCCGTAGGTAACCTGACCGTGGGAGGCACGGGCAAGACCCCCATGGTGGCGTACCTGGCGCGCCGGCTCATGGCACGGGGCAAGCGGGTTGCGGTCATCTCGCGGGGGTACGGCGGGTCGCTGGAAGGCGAAACACGCATTGTCTCCGACGGTCGGACTATCGTTCTCTCCGCCGCCGAGGCGGGTGACGAACCCGTGCATCTGGCAACATCAGTGCCCGGACTCATGACGGTCATCGGCACGGACCGTTACACAGCCGGTCTCCTGGCGCTGGAACAGCTCGACCCGGACGTCTTCATTCTGGATGACGGCTACCAGCACCTTCGGCTCCATCGTGACCTGAACATCCTGCTCATGGATTGCAACCGTCCCCTCGGCAACGGCCGGACACTGCCGGCGGGGCTGCTCCGGGAACCGCAGACGGCCGTCCGGCGAGCCGATCTGGTGGTCTACACCCGCTGCACCGGTGGCAAAGCCCCGGCGGTTCACGGCATGATCCCTTCGTGCCGTGCCGGTCACGCACTGACGGGGGCGGCTCTTCTTCCCGATGGAGAGGTGCAGCCGTTAGCAGCCCTGCGCGGCCTCAGAGGGGTTGCCTGTGCCGGCATCGCCGAGCCGGAAGGTTTTTTCGATGCACTCCGCAGGGAGGGACTGGACATCGTGGCTGCCATTCCCTTTGCCGATCACGCCTCTTACGGCGAGCGAGAGGTAAGCACGCTGCGGGAAGCGGCCGCGGGTGCCGATTATCTGATCACTACCGGCAAGGATGGGGTCAAGCTGTCTGCCCATCTGGCGCGTCTGCTGCCGGTCTACGCAACAGTGCTCGAGATGCGCCCGCTGGACCCCGCTCCCCTTGAAGCGGCCCTGGACAAAGTGCTTTAA
- a CDS encoding glycosyltransferase family 4 protein, whose amino-acid sequence MNHRVRRWLVVSYFSKIDGMACAQHVDDRLSYLLENGIEPVMLTGICGAGHESLAHVRVPSVAPSGIRYELRHLRRKSRLVALLYPLLNLLLFPLYALEKLLIDLDSQWWWFPLAAFAGGRLCKEHKPELIYSTGGAASAHMAAFFVSRFTGLPWIAEFQDPLVFRDWKRSKRAYAVYAFVERVVCARASAVIYLTEAAREHASKRTELGDKGYVIYAGAEPATPEYDDSRPCCRDTWRIAHFGSLGGSRNLSVFLRGLEMFLSNRPELAEIVRFDQYGTSDRVSCELVDNFPVSGVVRNRGRVSRNEALSAMADCDVLLLIQNTEDISAETIPSKTYEYFHMAKPILGLLHRNPELSRMLAELGHRPLAADDPVAVKQGLMEMIYEWQEGGRREMAISPYTVKAAVGRLVAIADSILKN is encoded by the coding sequence ATGAACCATAGGGTAAGACGCTGGCTGGTCGTTTCATATTTCTCGAAAATCGACGGGATGGCATGTGCGCAGCATGTGGATGACCGGCTCTCTTATCTCCTCGAAAACGGTATTGAACCCGTGATGCTCACTGGCATCTGCGGCGCGGGCCACGAGTCCCTCGCGCATGTACGGGTTCCGTCCGTGGCCCCCTCCGGGATTCGCTATGAGTTGCGGCACCTGAGGAGGAAGAGTCGACTGGTTGCGCTGCTGTATCCTCTCTTGAATCTGCTGCTTTTTCCTCTTTATGCACTCGAAAAGCTGTTGATCGATCTCGATAGCCAATGGTGGTGGTTCCCCCTCGCCGCTTTCGCGGGAGGGCGTCTGTGCAAGGAGCACAAACCCGAGCTCATCTACTCGACGGGCGGTGCGGCAAGTGCCCACATGGCCGCTTTCTTTGTTTCACGTTTCACAGGGCTCCCATGGATTGCCGAGTTTCAGGATCCCCTCGTTTTTCGCGACTGGAAGAGAAGCAAACGCGCTTACGCCGTCTACGCTTTTGTCGAGCGAGTGGTATGTGCACGAGCATCCGCGGTGATTTATCTCACCGAAGCCGCCCGTGAACACGCATCCAAAAGGACTGAGCTTGGTGACAAGGGATATGTGATTTACGCCGGCGCAGAACCGGCCACGCCGGAATATGACGACTCTCGCCCTTGCTGCCGGGACACCTGGCGCATCGCCCATTTCGGCTCGCTTGGCGGGTCTCGCAATCTCAGCGTGTTCCTCCGGGGACTGGAGATGTTCTTGAGTAATCGCCCGGAACTTGCCGAAATCGTTCGCTTCGACCAGTACGGGACGAGCGACCGGGTATCGTGCGAGCTTGTCGACAATTTTCCTGTTTCCGGGGTTGTGAGGAACCGGGGTCGGGTTTCCCGTAATGAGGCCCTGTCGGCCATGGCGGACTGCGATGTGCTGTTGCTCATTCAGAATACCGAGGACATCTCGGCGGAAACGATTCCCTCGAAGACCTATGAGTACTTCCATATGGCCAAGCCGATACTGGGGCTGCTCCACAGGAATCCCGAACTCTCGCGGATGCTTGCGGAGCTGGGGCACAGGCCGCTGGCTGCGGATGACCCCGTCGCGGTCAAGCAGGGGCTCATGGAGATGATCTACGAGTGGCAGGAGGGAGGAAGGCGCGAGATGGCCATATCTCCTTACACGGTGAAGGCGGCGGTTGGCAGGCTTGTCGCGATAGCCGATTCCATCCTAAAAAACTGA
- a CDS encoding glycosyltransferase family 4 protein: MRVLFVAPNYYPHIGGVERHVREVSLELQKDGHSITILVPKHDSSYGDFEREGNIEVVRLNKPQTKLFTGLERVLQVAGVSGRFLKADIVNFHDVATMWRYGLWIYPILRVLGKKVYITFHGWEGHFPPKDKIVARRKLAARLADGTMCVGHFIEKWYGTRADVVTYGGVHRSSLPEAHENSVVFVGRLAKDSGIDSYLRAWEWIVRDHPELRLVICGDGAMKKELEDFVCHTGLRNVEFLGLVENPLPYVTDAKVVFTSGYLGILEAFSRKKPVVAVYDNELKKDYLEMMPDSRRLMWIARDSKEVARCVDEALLDREKTERAYRYSLENSWTKVKEDYYRLWNVDGEHGESHGGRGR, translated from the coding sequence ATGCGCGTGTTGTTTGTGGCACCCAACTACTATCCTCACATCGGCGGCGTGGAAAGACACGTCCGCGAGGTGTCGCTCGAACTCCAGAAGGATGGCCATTCGATAACCATTCTCGTTCCCAAGCATGACAGCTCCTACGGGGACTTCGAACGGGAAGGAAATATCGAGGTTGTCAGGCTGAACAAGCCACAGACCAAGCTGTTCACGGGATTAGAGCGGGTCTTGCAGGTTGCAGGGGTGTCTGGCAGGTTTCTCAAAGCCGATATCGTTAATTTTCACGACGTTGCGACCATGTGGCGTTATGGCCTCTGGATTTACCCGATTCTCAGGGTCCTTGGCAAGAAGGTCTATATAACCTTCCATGGATGGGAGGGACATTTTCCTCCCAAGGACAAGATCGTCGCAAGGCGGAAACTGGCAGCGCGTCTTGCGGATGGAACCATGTGCGTTGGGCACTTTATCGAAAAATGGTATGGTACACGTGCCGATGTTGTAACCTATGGCGGTGTTCACAGGTCTTCCCTGCCCGAAGCTCATGAAAACAGCGTCGTATTTGTGGGACGGCTTGCCAAGGATTCCGGCATCGACTCCTATCTCAGAGCCTGGGAGTGGATCGTACGCGACCATCCAGAACTTCGGCTGGTCATCTGCGGCGACGGAGCGATGAAGAAAGAGCTTGAAGACTTCGTCTGTCACACAGGACTTCGCAACGTGGAATTCCTCGGACTCGTGGAGAACCCCCTCCCTTACGTTACAGATGCAAAAGTCGTCTTCACCTCGGGGTATCTGGGCATCCTGGAGGCTTTTTCCCGAAAGAAGCCGGTCGTGGCCGTGTACGATAACGAACTCAAGAAAGACTATCTTGAAATGATGCCAGACAGCCGCCGGTTGATGTGGATTGCGCGCGATAGTAAAGAGGTGGCGCGGTGCGTCGACGAGGCCCTTCTGGACCGGGAAAAGACTGAACGGGCATACCGCTACTCTCTGGAGAACTCCTGGACCAAGGTCAAGGAGGACTATTACAGACTTTGGAATGTTGATGGCGAACATGGGGAGTCGCATGGCGGGAGAGGGCGATGA
- a CDS encoding methionine biosynthesis protein MetW, translated as MAVTWVEAGKLFPEAIKKLQHVRVLMDIGCGIRPQQFLRPLVHICCEPFGQYVEHLQTLIKERTDRNYVVINATWAETVRLFPPKSVDTVILNDVIEHLEKEEAVNLLRATERIARRQIALFTPLGFMPQSHPDGKDAWGLDGGAWQEHKSGWQPDDFDETWDIVAAEVFHKSDSMGNELEKPFGALWAIKTFDDELSTGQGVLSVKQKMYSLVDYTFKKMSKLTR; from the coding sequence ATGGCCGTCACATGGGTGGAAGCCGGCAAGCTTTTCCCGGAAGCGATAAAGAAACTCCAGCACGTCAGAGTGCTGATGGACATAGGTTGCGGCATCAGGCCCCAACAGTTCCTCCGGCCGCTGGTACATATCTGTTGCGAACCTTTTGGACAATATGTCGAACACCTTCAGACTCTTATCAAGGAGAGGACCGATAGGAACTATGTGGTGATAAATGCCACTTGGGCCGAAACCGTGAGACTGTTTCCTCCCAAGTCGGTCGATACGGTCATCCTGAACGACGTAATCGAGCATCTGGAGAAGGAGGAGGCTGTCAATCTTCTGAGGGCCACAGAGCGTATTGCTCGCAGACAGATCGCCCTGTTCACTCCTCTGGGATTTATGCCCCAGAGCCATCCAGACGGAAAGGACGCGTGGGGGCTCGATGGCGGAGCGTGGCAGGAGCACAAGTCCGGCTGGCAGCCGGACGATTTCGACGAAACGTGGGATATTGTTGCAGCCGAAGTATTTCATAAAAGCGACAGTATGGGGAATGAACTCGAAAAGCCTTTTGGGGCACTTTGGGCTATCAAGACGTTTGACGATGAATTGTCCACAGGACAGGGTGTTCTGTCAGTTAAGCAAAAAATGTATTCTCTTGTTGACTACACGTTCAAGAAGATGTCAAAGCTTACAAGATAG
- a CDS encoding Trm112 family protein gives MALSIELFEILACPRCTGEVKPVNNGSALVCEACRLRFPVRDDIPVMLLDEAERIGDR, from the coding sequence ATGGCATTATCAATCGAATTATTCGAAATACTGGCATGTCCCCGCTGCACCGGGGAGGTGAAACCGGTCAATAACGGTTCGGCCCTGGTCTGCGAGGCATGCCGCCTCAGGTTCCCCGTGCGGGACGATATCCCTGTGATGCTCCTCGACGAGGCTGAACGCATCGGGGACCGGTAA
- a CDS encoding glycosyltransferase translates to MILVCEPVCHGFEHSSFNAAMLLVISHACPEEEIVFLAERDHLGFVGAETLVSSRKAIQFEPIDIPKRKSIKAERFELEHRLVRMLFERAERSGASRVVFTCISNETLRAVKLQFPAFPGVKCLMVMHSILSSVAERPSLLPWKNRDTFRNWLLRGNCDRLTYIVLGDSIKRELLDRVPSLAPYVTSIDHPYHFEPAVKYSPFAGNSITFGALGVLRKVKGSHEFLRLAHEIQKTRTSFCSRFVCIGPIIDRKLRGLLSDDVELPSPDAPLSPQDYALHVRSIDYAIFFHKPETYTLTASGVLFDAFSYLKPVIALRNPFFESYFERMGNIGYLCDNYGELKRTVLSLLDSPPYEEYESQRQNILKGRADMEIPALAQRLRSILSPSRCE, encoded by the coding sequence ATGATCCTGGTCTGTGAACCAGTCTGTCACGGTTTCGAGCACTCGTCGTTCAATGCGGCGATGCTGCTTGTGATCAGCCATGCTTGTCCCGAGGAAGAAATCGTTTTCCTGGCCGAGAGGGACCATCTCGGATTTGTTGGTGCAGAAACCCTTGTCAGTAGTCGAAAAGCGATACAATTCGAGCCGATCGATATCCCGAAGCGCAAGAGCATCAAGGCTGAGCGTTTCGAGCTGGAGCACCGGCTTGTCAGGATGCTGTTCGAACGTGCCGAACGCTCTGGAGCTTCCAGGGTTGTCTTCACCTGTATAAGTAATGAAACGCTCAGGGCGGTGAAATTACAGTTCCCTGCATTTCCAGGCGTCAAGTGCTTGATGGTGATGCATAGTATTCTCTCCTCTGTCGCCGAACGCCCTTCGCTTCTTCCCTGGAAAAATCGCGACACGTTCCGGAACTGGCTGCTGCGAGGCAATTGCGATCGGTTGACATACATCGTGTTGGGAGACTCGATCAAGCGGGAACTGCTGGATCGGGTCCCATCCCTTGCCCCCTATGTTACCAGCATCGACCATCCCTACCATTTTGAGCCCGCAGTGAAATACTCCCCATTTGCTGGAAACAGCATCACCTTCGGAGCTCTCGGCGTCCTGCGCAAGGTAAAAGGGTCCCACGAATTTCTGAGACTCGCCCATGAGATCCAGAAGACCCGGACGAGTTTCTGCTCCAGATTTGTATGCATCGGCCCCATAATCGACAGGAAACTGAGGGGGCTGCTGAGCGATGATGTGGAACTGCCGTCGCCGGATGCTCCCCTTTCGCCGCAGGACTATGCGTTGCACGTCCGTAGCATCGACTATGCCATTTTTTTTCACAAACCAGAAACATATACCTTGACGGCGAGCGGCGTTCTTTTCGATGCCTTTTCCTACCTGAAGCCAGTCATCGCGCTCAGGAACCCTTTTTTTGAGTCCTATTTCGAGCGGATGGGCAATATCGGCTATCTGTGCGATAATTATGGGGAACTCAAGCGCACGGTGCTCAGCCTTCTTGACTCACCGCCGTACGAAGAGTATGAAAGCCAGCGGCAGAACATTCTGAAGGGGCGTGCCGACATGGAAATACCCGCGCTTGCCCAAAGGCTTCGCAGCATTCTTTCTCCTTCGCGGTGCGAATGA
- a CDS encoding glycosyltransferase family 2 protein — MAKVSVYIIAYNEEQKIEPALQSVTWADEIVVIDSFSTDRTAEIARKYTDKVIQVPFEGFGKLRNSAIAATSHEWIFSLDTDERCTEEAKNEILAIIDSPDALDAYYVPRRNIFMGRWVKHSGWYPDYRQPQLFRRGAQVFTDEVVHESFTTIGRVGHMKNAIWQIPFRNFEQMISKIDRYSTLGAAKMTAKGVRPGMGKALFHALFAFFRMYILRLGILDGWAGFVIALYTFEGTFYRYAKQVEAARGWVMTRPEELER, encoded by the coding sequence ATGGCGAAGGTTTCCGTTTATATCATAGCCTACAACGAGGAGCAGAAGATCGAGCCGGCCCTGCAGAGCGTCACTTGGGCCGATGAGATCGTGGTGATCGATTCCTTCAGCACCGACCGGACGGCGGAGATCGCCCGGAAGTATACCGACAAAGTCATCCAGGTCCCTTTCGAGGGATTCGGCAAGCTGCGCAACAGCGCCATCGCCGCCACGTCCCACGAATGGATCTTCAGCCTCGATACGGACGAGCGTTGCACTGAAGAGGCCAAGAACGAGATCCTCGCCATCATCGACAGCCCCGATGCCCTGGATGCTTACTACGTGCCGCGCCGCAACATTTTCATGGGACGCTGGGTCAAGCATTCCGGCTGGTACCCCGACTACCGCCAGCCCCAGCTTTTCCGCCGCGGCGCGCAGGTGTTCACGGACGAGGTGGTACATGAGTCGTTTACCACCATCGGCCGAGTCGGCCACATGAAGAATGCTATCTGGCAGATTCCGTTCCGCAACTTCGAGCAGATGATTTCCAAGATAGACCGCTATTCCACCCTGGGTGCCGCCAAGATGACCGCCAAGGGGGTACGCCCCGGCATGGGCAAGGCGCTCTTTCACGCACTGTTCGCATTTTTCCGGATGTATATCCTGCGGCTCGGCATCCTCGACGGCTGGGCCGGGTTCGTCATCGCCCTCTATACCTTCGAGGGGACGTTCTACCGCTACGCCAAGCAGGTTGAAGCGGCGCGCGGCTGGGTCATGACCCGGCCGGAAGAACTCGAACGGTAA
- the rfaQ gene encoding putative lipopolysaccharide heptosyltransferase III, with protein sequence MTASPSSILIINIRLIGDVILTTPLIGILKNAFPDAAIDFLVNRGTGEFLEKDPRVRRVIYSEKGSVAAGGAREGGYFRDIFRRYDLAINMNASDRGSFAALLAGKKTRVGFTLGDNFGQALWKKMLFHRLIPLPCQNHVALLCKSVADALGLAADRLSASVHWDAADAGRVRQVLEKARLDGAYFVIHPFARWRYKLWTMEKFAELSDRVAERYGLRPVWTASPSAVEVSMVQQGAGLCRHAPLVIKGEFSLNQMACLLSGASLYIGLDTAVTHMAAAAGIPLVALYGPTELNRWFPWDNQGPLEQVPPLSGGRIIVVRKEDRECVPCGEAGCGGRGEESACILEIEVDEVMGRVDQVVSARCADRESK encoded by the coding sequence GTGACCGCATCACCCTCCTCCATACTCATCATCAATATCCGGCTCATCGGCGATGTCATCCTGACCACGCCGCTCATCGGCATCCTGAAAAATGCATTCCCTGACGCAGCCATCGACTTTCTGGTGAACCGGGGTACCGGCGAGTTTCTGGAAAAGGACCCACGGGTCAGGCGGGTCATCTATTCGGAGAAGGGCTCGGTAGCTGCCGGTGGGGCGCGGGAAGGCGGCTACTTCCGGGATATTTTCCGGAGGTATGACCTGGCAATCAATATGAACGCCTCGGATCGGGGAAGCTTTGCCGCTCTGCTGGCCGGGAAAAAGACGAGGGTCGGTTTCACTCTCGGAGACAATTTTGGTCAGGCTTTATGGAAGAAAATGCTCTTTCATCGCCTCATCCCGCTTCCCTGTCAGAATCATGTGGCTCTGCTGTGCAAGTCCGTCGCGGATGCACTCGGGCTGGCGGCAGACCGGCTCAGCGCATCTGTTCACTGGGATGCAGCCGACGCCGGGCGGGTGCGCCAGGTGTTGGAAAAAGCGAGACTCGACGGGGCCTACTTTGTCATCCATCCCTTTGCACGCTGGCGTTACAAGCTCTGGACCATGGAAAAATTTGCCGAATTGAGCGACCGCGTTGCAGAGCGTTACGGTTTGAGGCCGGTATGGACGGCCTCCCCATCGGCAGTGGAAGTATCGATGGTCCAGCAGGGGGCCGGGCTCTGCCGCCATGCGCCTTTAGTGATAAAGGGGGAGTTTAGTCTTAATCAGATGGCGTGTCTTCTTTCAGGCGCATCCCTCTACATCGGTCTCGATACGGCGGTGACTCACATGGCGGCAGCAGCCGGCATCCCTCTCGTTGCCCTCTATGGCCCCACCGAATTGAATCGCTGGTTCCCTTGGGACAATCAAGGTCCCCTTGAGCAGGTGCCTCCGCTTTCAGGCGGCCGGATCATCGTTGTCCGTAAGGAGGATCGGGAGTGTGTTCCGTGCGGGGAAGCGGGCTGTGGGGGAAGGGGAGAGGAGAGCGCCTGCATTCTCGAAATAGAGGTGGACGAAGTGATGGGTCGTGTCGATCAGGTCGTATCTGCCCGCTGCGCGGACCGGGAGTCGAAATGA
- the waaF gene encoding lipopolysaccharide heptosyltransferase II, with the protein MDIQQETISSILVRSTNWIGDAVMTTPALRAIRESFPNARVAVLANPLVAPLFTVHGAVDEVIIYDRKGVHAGLRGKLRLARELRARRFDLAILLQNAVDAALIAWLARIPRRMGYRTDGRGPLLTHGVAVDGATRLLHHVEYYLAMLARFGVTTSDRHLELATTADEDAAMAELLAGHGIGTRDALLGINPGATYGAAKRWYPERFAAVADELASRWSARVVVTGGPGEAAIAADIAAAMTTPCVVMAGKTSVRELMALIKRCEFFITNDSGPMHIAAAFGVPLVAVFGSTDHSTTSPWSERAVIVRRDTDCAPCLLRECPTDHRCMTAVTTAEVVEAADRLRAGRQALSSQGVS; encoded by the coding sequence TTGGATATTCAGCAGGAGACAATCAGCAGCATACTCGTTCGGTCCACCAACTGGATCGGCGATGCGGTGATGACCACACCGGCGCTGCGGGCAATTCGCGAGAGCTTCCCGAACGCCCGGGTGGCGGTATTGGCCAATCCGCTGGTGGCGCCGCTGTTCACCGTTCACGGGGCCGTGGACGAGGTCATCATCTATGACCGAAAAGGTGTGCATGCCGGCCTGCGAGGCAAACTCCGGCTTGCCCGGGAACTGAGAGCCCGGCGGTTCGATCTGGCGATTCTGCTGCAGAATGCCGTTGATGCGGCACTTATTGCCTGGCTTGCGCGGATTCCCCGGCGCATGGGATACCGGACCGATGGCCGCGGACCGCTTCTGACCCACGGAGTTGCGGTTGACGGCGCCACGCGCCTGCTCCATCACGTGGAATACTACCTGGCCATGCTCGCCCGTTTCGGGGTCACCACCAGTGATCGGCATCTTGAACTGGCCACAACGGCCGACGAGGATGCCGCCATGGCAGAACTTTTGGCGGGGCACGGAATCGGGACTCGCGATGCCCTCCTTGGCATTAACCCCGGCGCCACGTACGGCGCCGCCAAACGGTGGTATCCGGAGCGTTTTGCCGCCGTGGCCGACGAGTTGGCCAGCCGCTGGAGTGCCAGGGTTGTGGTGACCGGCGGGCCGGGTGAAGCGGCCATTGCCGCCGATATTGCCGCGGCCATGACCACCCCCTGCGTCGTCATGGCGGGAAAGACATCGGTGCGGGAACTCATGGCGCTCATCAAGCGCTGTGAGTTCTTTATCACCAATGATTCGGGCCCCATGCACATTGCGGCGGCCTTCGGCGTCCCGCTGGTGGCCGTGTTCGGCTCCACGGACCATTCGACCACCTCCCCCTGGAGCGAACGGGCCGTTATCGTGCGTCGCGACACCGACTGCGCTCCGTGTCTGCTGCGGGAATGCCCCACCGACCACCGATGCATGACCGCGGTGACGACAGCCGAGGTGGTGGAGGCCGCAGACCGGCTTCGGGCAGGTCGACAAGCACTATCTTCCCAGGGAGTATCGTGA
- a CDS encoding glycosyltransferase family 4 protein: MDRNTGTGSRLTVLFAESSKNFGGQERRIVHEARLLRDAGHRPLILCPPDALLCARAQEAGLMVVGVPMRNAVHPAALRSFCTVIRREGVDVIYSHSAKDSWLGGIASLLTGVPLVRSRELLNPIKRAISYNLLPKRVLACSNAVREHLVAAGVAPRKIRVQYPPVATARFASVTDEERLNTRRELGLDGHFPVIACVAGFRTEKRQEDLIRAMALIRRPFPSARLVLAGSGWYVANLRSFAEEAGVTDLVDCPGEREDVPALLANTDVFVLPSSMEPFGMSPVEAMAAGVPVVVTRTGGLAEIVTDGVDGIQVPVGDPPAIADAIIRICNDRQLRDRLAAAGLRRASDFDEARAIEALLGHFNDVIARRI; encoded by the coding sequence ATGGACAGGAATACGGGCACCGGCAGCAGACTGACCGTCCTTTTCGCTGAGTCGTCCAAAAATTTTGGCGGCCAGGAGCGGCGCATTGTCCACGAGGCGCGGCTGTTGAGGGATGCCGGGCACCGTCCCCTCATCCTCTGCCCTCCCGATGCGTTGCTCTGTGCGCGGGCGCAGGAGGCAGGACTCATGGTAGTCGGCGTGCCCATGCGCAACGCGGTGCACCCCGCAGCCCTCCGCTCGTTCTGTACCGTTATCCGCCGCGAGGGGGTTGATGTTATCTATTCCCACTCGGCAAAGGATTCATGGCTCGGCGGAATCGCTTCACTTCTCACCGGAGTTCCGCTGGTCCGCAGCCGTGAACTCCTGAACCCCATCAAACGGGCCATCTCCTACAACCTCTTGCCGAAACGGGTGCTTGCCTGCAGTAATGCCGTGCGGGAGCACCTGGTTGCCGCCGGCGTCGCCCCCCGCAAGATTCGCGTGCAGTATCCACCCGTGGCCACGGCACGATTTGCCTCGGTCACCGACGAGGAGCGGCTGAATACCAGGCGCGAACTGGGACTTGACGGTCACTTCCCCGTTATTGCCTGTGTGGCTGGGTTTCGCACCGAGAAGCGCCAGGAAGACCTGATCCGAGCCATGGCGTTGATCCGTCGCCCTTTTCCGTCGGCGCGGCTCGTGCTGGCCGGAAGCGGGTGGTATGTGGCGAACTTACGGAGCTTCGCCGAGGAGGCCGGAGTGACGGACTTGGTGGATTGCCCCGGCGAGCGCGAGGACGTGCCGGCGCTGCTGGCGAACACCGACGTGTTCGTGCTCCCTTCCTCCATGGAGCCCTTCGGTATGTCGCCGGTGGAGGCCATGGCCGCCGGCGTGCCCGTGGTGGTAACCCGGACCGGGGGGCTCGCCGAGATCGTAACGGACGGTGTGGACGGTATTCAGGTGCCCGTGGGCGACCCCCCGGCAATTGCTGACGCAATCATAAGGATCTGCAACGACAGGCAGCTCCGGGACCGGCTCGCGGCTGCCGGCCTGCGGCGAGCCTCCGACTTTGATGAAGCACGGGCAATCGAGGCACTTCTCGGCCATTTCAACGACGTCATCGCCCGAAGGATCTGA